The following are from one region of the Alkalimarinus sediminis genome:
- a CDS encoding DUF3422 family protein — protein MTEQAPKISSMMFDFHDQRDALFNELHTRPFPVIDSHTRISQLAVLNSGGDNERAANQLKEFQHICALCNRYSVNPPAQDASCYYQDFGGFEFRWERHTEFSTYTFLHKLESGVFQRTALSLLPDEWLSAIPGKVISGLHLEIEQMPELSPTVESQRVHFEGHRLLSCYANDKRAQIWTAYRIHSDNMGRFLVYNNGLNPCQLGRLVRRVLELETYRMVALLSFPLARQIAPNVREMDQQLATIIQQITDIESLDDERRLLGELTTLSAKIEQIISDTNYRFSATEAYYRLAMSRLEELREQEVCGLQTFSEFLGRRLTPAYRTCETVREDLDDLSSRIDRASELLRTRVNLTIEEQNQDLLQSMDRRSKLQLRMQQAVEGLSVAAISYYLVGLFKYVAESAKAMGIISNSSLVTGLFVPVAVGVVMLGLIRMKKSMKTVNKKLKGDR, from the coding sequence ATGACAGAGCAGGCTCCAAAAATTTCATCGATGATGTTTGATTTTCATGATCAAAGAGATGCGCTTTTTAATGAGCTTCATACTCGGCCTTTTCCGGTTATTGATTCGCACACGCGAATCTCCCAGTTAGCGGTACTCAACTCTGGTGGCGATAATGAGCGCGCCGCAAACCAGTTGAAAGAGTTTCAGCATATATGTGCGCTGTGCAATCGTTACAGTGTTAACCCGCCAGCTCAAGATGCCTCTTGCTACTATCAGGATTTCGGTGGCTTTGAGTTTAGATGGGAGCGTCATACCGAGTTTTCAACTTATACATTTTTGCACAAGCTAGAGTCAGGGGTCTTTCAACGCACGGCACTGTCATTACTGCCAGACGAGTGGTTAAGTGCTATACCCGGTAAAGTCATTAGCGGGTTGCACCTTGAAATTGAGCAGATGCCTGAGTTGTCTCCGACTGTTGAGTCGCAGCGTGTGCACTTTGAGGGCCATCGTCTGTTGAGTTGTTACGCCAATGATAAGCGTGCACAAATCTGGACGGCTTATCGCATTCACAGTGACAATATGGGGCGTTTCCTAGTCTATAACAATGGCCTTAACCCCTGTCAGTTAGGGCGACTGGTGAGGCGAGTTCTTGAACTTGAAACCTATCGAATGGTTGCCTTGTTATCGTTCCCGCTTGCTAGACAAATTGCACCCAATGTAAGAGAGATGGATCAGCAACTTGCTACGATTATCCAGCAGATTACAGATATAGAGAGCCTTGATGATGAGCGCCGGCTGTTGGGTGAGTTGACCACACTGTCGGCTAAAATTGAACAGATCATATCCGATACCAATTATCGTTTTTCTGCCACAGAGGCCTACTACCGGTTGGCGATGAGCCGATTAGAAGAGCTTCGTGAGCAGGAGGTCTGTGGCCTACAAACTTTTAGCGAGTTTTTAGGGCGACGTTTAACGCCTGCCTATCGAACCTGCGAGACAGTCAGGGAAGATCTTGATGACTTATCTAGCAGGATCGATCGCGCCAGTGAGCTATTGCGCACAAGGGTTAACTTAACCATCGAAGAGCAAAATCAGGATCTGCTCCAGTCGATGGACCGCCGAAGTAAACTACAATTGAGAATGCAGCAGGCAGTAGAAGGTCTATCTGTAGCGGCTATCAGTTATTACTTGGTAGGGTTGTTCAAGTATGTGGCAGAAAGTGCTAAGGCGATGGGTATCATCAGCAATAGTAGTTTAGTTACAGGGCTCTTTGTTCCGGTTGCTGTGGGGGTTGTGATGTTGGGGTTGATACGCATGAAAAAGAGCATGAAGACCGTCAACAAAAAGCTTAAAGGGGACAGATAA
- a CDS encoding chemotaxis protein CheW: protein MEESVSILSSLYLPVVGGSLVLPNVSVAEIVDYQTPEAIPDSPEWFLGNIKWRGVTLPVISYERLNDTPLPDNLNNTRIAVINTIGKDHQALPFFALVTQGIPRQTKIDQESIKEVEEGDALGAADLMKVVIMGDEAIIPNVEYIESMIMQSRPA, encoded by the coding sequence GTGGAAGAGTCCGTAAGTATTTTATCTAGCCTTTACCTGCCTGTAGTAGGAGGCAGTTTAGTGCTACCAAACGTTTCAGTCGCCGAAATCGTAGACTACCAGACGCCAGAAGCAATACCTGATTCTCCAGAGTGGTTTTTAGGTAATATAAAGTGGAGAGGTGTGACCCTTCCGGTTATCTCATATGAGCGACTTAATGACACGCCGCTACCCGATAACTTAAATAACACCCGAATCGCTGTTATCAACACTATCGGCAAAGATCATCAGGCGCTGCCGTTTTTTGCACTTGTGACTCAGGGTATCCCGCGTCAAACCAAAATAGATCAAGAGAGCATTAAAGAAGTAGAAGAAGGTGACGCACTTGGCGCTGCAGACTTAATGAAAGTTGTCATTATGGGTGATGAAGCGATTATTCCAAATGTGGAATATATAGAAAGCATGATTATGCAAAGCCGCCCAGCATAG
- a CDS encoding chemotaxis protein CheB: MSGIERPRIGILSDSPLQRHMLQHAISSYGLEIAISCDPVRFENAQENELNNIGCWILELENEDDFPDLIDSLLDSTEAGVLFGLGKAPERHSDEYPRWERRLFSKLRDEIGTLELLDSEASLDLLGDSSDQQKGPLPLPSILSNALQSNAAENNVPQHVWILAASLGGPAAVKEFLDQLPAGLPVSFIYAQHIDANFSSVLSKVLARHSSFELKQAQAGDSLKNGQVLMVPVEREMVLDEQGKIQFKETPWPGPYGPSIDQVMLNMANHYGANCNVMVFSGMGNDGAIAAPLLKAYGCKIWVQNADSCANSSMPDSVEATGCSSFIGNPTQLAANLIKTIEQETIQSGAGSKATPGQ; this comes from the coding sequence ATGAGCGGAATTGAGCGACCCAGAATAGGGATTCTTTCAGACAGTCCGCTGCAACGTCATATGCTCCAACACGCGATTTCAAGCTACGGGCTTGAAATCGCCATTAGTTGCGACCCTGTTCGATTTGAAAACGCTCAAGAGAATGAATTAAATAACATTGGTTGTTGGATTCTAGAGCTGGAAAATGAAGATGATTTTCCTGACCTAATCGATAGTTTACTCGACTCAACAGAGGCCGGTGTACTCTTTGGATTAGGTAAAGCACCTGAACGACATAGCGATGAATATCCTCGCTGGGAAAGAAGGCTATTCTCCAAGCTCAGGGACGAAATAGGCACACTAGAACTTCTCGACTCAGAAGCCTCATTAGACCTGCTAGGAGACTCATCTGATCAGCAAAAAGGGCCACTCCCACTACCTAGCATTTTGTCTAATGCTTTGCAGTCCAACGCAGCAGAGAACAATGTCCCGCAACATGTCTGGATACTGGCTGCGTCACTAGGAGGCCCCGCAGCGGTTAAAGAGTTCCTAGACCAACTACCTGCAGGTCTGCCAGTATCATTTATATATGCTCAGCATATTGATGCAAACTTTTCATCAGTGCTCTCAAAAGTACTCGCAAGGCACTCAAGTTTTGAACTCAAACAAGCCCAAGCAGGCGACAGTCTTAAGAATGGACAAGTCTTAATGGTGCCTGTCGAACGAGAAATGGTGCTAGATGAACAAGGCAAGATTCAGTTTAAAGAGACCCCGTGGCCAGGTCCTTATGGCCCGTCTATCGATCAAGTCATGCTAAATATGGCTAACCACTACGGGGCTAACTGTAATGTAATGGTGTTTAGCGGCATGGGGAACGACGGCGCAATTGCGGCCCCACTACTCAAAGCTTATGGCTGTAAAATATGGGTGCAAAACGCCGATAGTTGCGCGAACAGCTCTATGCCGGATTCTGTAGAAGCGACAGGTTGTAGCTCTTTTATAGGAAACCCCACGCAACTTGCCGCCAACCTAATAAAGACTATTGAACAAGAAACAATTCAGTCAGGCGCAGGATCCAAGGCCACGCCAGGACAATAA